In one Myxocyprinus asiaticus isolate MX2 ecotype Aquarium Trade chromosome 29, UBuf_Myxa_2, whole genome shotgun sequence genomic region, the following are encoded:
- the LOC127420597 gene encoding histone lysine demethylase PHF8-like has product MASVPVYCLCRLPYDVTRFMIECDVCQDWFHGSCVGVEEDKAADIDLYHCPNCQVTHGPSVMRKRRGALKHSDSGGGRESGRPVKTGSAQFVRELRSRTFPSADEVLLKPTGAQLTVDFLEERSFSVPVLVLRRDGLGMNLPPPSFSVSDVEHYIGGDKEIDVIDVNRQADLKMKLGEFVEYYNSPNRDRVLNVISLEFSDTRLSNLVETPKIVRKLSWVENLWPEESVFERPNVQKYCLMGVKDSYTDFHIDFGGTSVWYHVLRGEKIFYLIRPTPANLALFERWSSSSNQNELFFGDQVDMCYKCSLKQGNTLFIPTGWIHAVLTPVDCLAFGGNFLHSLNIDMQLRAYEIEKRLNTADLFSFPNFETVCWYVGKHLLDTFRGLRENRRHPATYLVHGAKALNNAFRGWTRKESLAEHELEIPETIKIQQLVKDLAKEIRLVEDIFQQNIGRSGTPFGGSQGLPSPHPKVPLNVSLTTFRPPGKKRGPKPKDVFGGGGLLPPGAKKKIQKGREIKTEAGELDLLEIHTKHTLKKFQPGCRVKKSKLELSDDCLDDFEEKINKSKLKLVLTNGKIQRKKGRAGSANGAGSSLQQFQPHMSTLSDFDSDDELQIDETPPPRRRHALPSKKKLAGLPRKLPRAKPCSDPHRIREPGEVDFDIEEDYTTDEEMLTVQGVKGGAGGILDLLKASKQVAGLDSALSEEAPASPSTCDAIQGMLSMANPPSSSSSSSSSSPLSISGGGEMLGLMKEKGGRTGWVSGGIKKSEKKTTFQRPGKRPIKRPARHLSDDDSLDEQETLGTCFKDSDYVYPSLESDEEDHISKSKMKRKRNWDDTPWSPKARVTPTLPKQERPVREGARVASVETGLAAAAAKLAQQEQQKTIAKRKYTKKKVPQEKVHSAATQLQHQPDSAPVSPPLPTEPPVDCIVEDRRVEVYSASLLDHEYTAGPGPFSPGGPRGSGAMAPGVFLTSRRPSLSPQNSSSLPPSALSPVGLATPTSAGVCQGKRPKKGLATAKQRLGKILKIHRNGKLLL; this is encoded by the exons ATGGCTTCTGTTCCTGTTTACTGTCTTTGCCGTCTCCCTTATGATGTCACCCGATTCATGATTGAGTGTGATGTCTGTCAAGACTGGTTTCATGGGAG TTGTGTTGGTGTGGAAGAGGACAAAGCAGCAGATATTGACCTGTATCACTGTCCTAACTGCCAGGTGACACATGGACCCTCTGTTA TGCGTAAACGACGAGGGGCTTTAAAGCACTCTGACTCTGGAGGGGGGAGAGAATCAGGACGACCTGTTAAGACAGGCAGTGCTCAGTTTGTCAGGGAGTTACGAAGCCGCACTTTTCCCAg TGCTGACGAGGTCCTGCTGAAGCCAACAGGTGCCCAGCTCACAGTTGACTTTCTAGAGGAACGCTCCTTCAGTGTCCCAGTCTTGGTCCTTAGGAGAGATGGCTTGGGCATGAATCTGCCCCCACCCTCTTTCTCTGTATCGGATGTAGAGCATTATATCG GCGGTGACAAGGAAATTGACGTGATTGATGTTAACCGCCAAGCAGACCTGAAGATGAAACTGGGAGAGTTTGTGGAATACTATAACAGTCCAAACAGAGACCGAGTGCTGAATGTGATCAGCTTAGAGTTCTCAGACACCAG GTTGTCAAACCTGGTAGAGACACCAAAGATAGTGAGGAAGCTGTCATGGGTGGAGAACCTCTGGCCTGAGGAGTCTGTCTTTGAGAGGCCTAATGTGCAGAAATACTGCCTGATGGGGGTGAAGGACAGTTACACAGACTTTCATATTGACTTTGGAGGAACCTCTGTGTGGTACCACGTACTCAGG GGTGAGAAGATCTTTTACCTTATTCGTCCCACACCTGCTAACCTGGCCCTTTTTGAGCGCTGGAGTTCATCCTCCAATCAGAATGAGTTGTTCTTTGGGGACCAGGTAGACATGTgctacaaatgttcacttaagCAAGGAAACACCCTCTTTATCCCAACAG GGTGGATCCATGCTGTTCTGACCCCTGTGGACTGCCTGGCATTTGGGGGGAATTTTCTTCACAGCCTCAATATTGACATGCAGCTTCG TGCGTATGAAATAGAGAAGCGACTGAACACAGCAGACTTATTCAGCTTTCCAAACTTTGAGACAGTGTGCTGGTACGTTGGCAAGCATCTACTGGATACATTTAGAG GTCTGAGAGAGAATCGACGGCATCCTGCCACTTATTTGGTCCATGGAGCCAAAGCACTCAATAATGCTTTTCGTGGCTGGACACGGAAAGAG TCCTTGGCAGAGCATGAACTCGAGATACCGGAGACCATAAAGATCCAGCAGCTAGTGAAGGACCTGGCTAAAGAGATTCGCCTGGTTGAG GATATCTTCCAGCAGAACATTGGCAGGAGTGGAACACCTTTTGGTGGATCTCAGGGTCTTCCTTCTCCTCACCCCAAAGTTCCTTTAAACGTATCCCTCACTACTTTCCGACCCCCAGGTAAAAAGAGAGGCCCCAAGCCAAAGGATGTATTTGGCGGAGGAGGTCTGCTCCCTCCAGGAGCTAAGAAAAAGATCCAAAAAGGCAGAGAGATAAAGACAGAAGCCGGAGAGCTGGACCTGCTTGAGATTCATACTAAACACACTCTTAAGAAATTCCAGCCGGGGTGCAGAGTCAAAAAGAGCAAG CTTGAGCTGTCTGATGACTGCCTAGATGACTTTGAAGAGAAGATCAACAAGAGCAAGCTAAAACTTGTGCTGACTAATGGAAAGATACAACG GAAGAAGGGTCGTGCTGGCAGTGCTAATGGAGCAGGTAGTTCACTTCAACAGTTCCAGCCTCACATGAGTACCTTGTCTGACTTTGATTCAGATGATGAGCTTCAGATTGATGAAACCCCACCACCTCGCCGTAGACATGCTCTACCTAGCAAGAAGAAATTAGCAG GTCTACCAAGGAAACTACCTCGTGCCAAACCATGCAGTGACCCCCATAGAATTCGTGAGCCAGGAGAAGTGGACTTCGATATTGAG gAGGATTACACCACAGATGAAGAGATGCTCACAGTGCAGGGTGTAAAAGGGGGAGCAGGGGGGATTTTGGACTTGCTCAAGGCAAGCAAACAGGTGGCGGGTTTGGATTCTGCACTGAG TGAGGAAGCACCAGCCTCCCCCAGCACCTGTGATGCTATCCAGGGCATGCTCTCCATGGCCAACCCTccatcttcctcctcttcttcctcatccTCCTCTCCTCTTTCTATCTCTGGAGGGGGTGAAATGCTGGGGCTCATGAAGGAAAAAGGAGGGAGAACTGGATGGGTAAGTGGTGGAATCAAGAAGAGTGAGAAGAAGACCACCTTTCAGAGACCAGGGAAACGGCCAATCAAGCGCCCTGCACGGCATCTCAGTGATGACGACAGCCTGGATGAACAGGAGACTCTGGGTACCTGTTTTAAAGACTCTGATTATG TGTATCCATCGCTAGAATCTGATGAGGAGGACCACATAAGCAAATCCAAAATGAAAAGGAAGCGAAACTGGGATGATACTCCTTGGAGTCCTAAAG CTCGTGTTACCCCCACACTGCCCAAGCAGGAGCGACCAGTGAGGGAAGGTGCCAGGGTGGCATCTGTAGAAACCGGCCTTGCAGCTGCTGCTGCCAAACTGGCACAACAG GAACAACAGAAAACAATAGCCAAGAGAAAATACACAAAGAAGAAGGTCCCTCAAGAAAAGGTACATTCTGCAGCTACCCAGCTCCAACATCAGCCGGACTCTGCGCCCGTGTCTCCTCCTCTGCCTACTGAGCCTCCTGTGGACTGCATCGTTGAGGATAGGAGAGTGGAAGTGTACTCTGCCAGTCTGCTGGACCACGAGTACACAGCAGGACCAGGTCCGTTCAGCCCAGGGGGGCCAAGAGGAAGTGGCGCCATGGCCCCTGGTGTGTTCCTGACATCAAGGCGACCCTCACTTTCTCCCCAAAACAGTAGCAGCCTCCCTCCCTCTGCCCTCTCACCTGTAGGGCTGGCTACACCAACATCAGCAGGAGTATGTCAAG GGAAACGTCCAAAAAAAGGACTTGCGACAGCTAAACAGAGACTGGGAAAGATTCTGAAAATACATCGAAACGGCAAGCTTCTTCTGTGA